In Pseudosulfitobacter pseudonitzschiae, the sequence CGAAGAAATCGAAACTGCGGATCTGATTGCGATGATGGATGACCCCGGCGTGCAAATCGTCGATCTGCGCGACCCGCGCGAACGCGAACGTCTGGGCTTTATCCCCGGCAGCTTTCATTGCCCGCGCGGAATGCTGGAATTCTGGGTTGATCCCGACAGCCCCTACTTCAAGGAAATCTTCGCCGAGGACCGCAAATTCGTCTTTCATTGCGCCTCGGGATGGCGCTCGGCGATATCGGTCGACACATTAAATGACATGGGTTTCAAATCTGCACACCTGAAAAACGGTTTCTCGGATTGGGTGAAAATGGGCGGA encodes:
- a CDS encoding rhodanese-like domain-containing protein — encoded protein: MALKKTSAQMVADARTRIEEIETADLIAMMDDPGVQIVDLRDPRERERLGFIPGSFHCPRGMLEFWVDPDSPYFKEIFAEDRKFVFHCASGWRSAISVDTLNDMGFKSAHLKNGFSDWVKMGGPVETKR